Genomic window (Candidatus Hydrogenedentota bacterium):
ACGGCGTGCTCTTTCTGGATGAGCTGCCCGAATTTGATCGGCGTGTCCTTGAGGCCCTGCGCGAACCGCTGGAAACCGGCCACATCACCATCTCCCGGGCCGCACGCCGCGCCGAATTTCCGGCCCGTTTCCAATTGTTGGCCGCCATGAACCCCTGCCCCTGCGGCTATCACGGCCACCCGGACGGGCGCTGCCGGTGCTCGCCTGACCAGATCGCCCGCTACCGCAACAAGCTCTCCGGGCCACTCCTCGATCGCATCGATCTGC
Coding sequences:
- a CDS encoding ATP-binding protein yields the protein SFRPELWGARPIRSPHHSASSAALVGGGGTPRPGEISLAHNGVLFLDELPEFDRRVLEALREPLETGHITISRAARRAEFPARFQLLAAMNPCPCGYHGHPDGRCRCSPDQIARYRNKLSGPLLDRIDLLLEVPALPASDLQSAAAGESTASVRKRVEQTWTRQLIRQGKPNARLAGG